The genomic segment CTCACCAACGCGCAGATCTACCACGTCACCGTGGACAACATGATCCCGTACAATGTGTTCGGGAACAAGCAGGACGAGCCGACGTACCGCGGGCCGAGCAACAGCCGGCTGCCGAGCGGACGCATCGCCCGCGGGCAGTGGCATGCCGTGGGCGGCGGCGAGAGCGGATGGGCCACGCCGGATCCGGTGGACCCGAACATCATCTGGTCCACCGCCTCGGGGTCGGGGATGGTGGGCGGCATCGTCGTGCGGTTCGAGGAGAACCGGCGGCAATTCCGCACGGTGGAGATCTGGCCAAAGCAGTCGAACGGACCGGCTGCCGGGGTGAAGTACCGCTTTGTCTGGGATTCGCCGCTGCAGATCTCGCCCTGGGACCACAACACCATCTACGTCGGGAGCCAGCACATACACCGCACGCGCGACGGCGGGCAGAGCTGGCAGGTGATCAGCCCCGATCTCACGCTCAACGACCGCAGCAAGATGGGAAGCTCCGGCGGCTTGACGCCCGACAATATCGGCGTCGAGTATGCGGGGGTGGTGTACTCCATCGCGGAATCGGCCAAGGAGCGCGGGTTGATCTGGGCCGGGACCAACGATGGCCTGGTGCACGTGTCGCGCGACACGGGCGCGACGTGGACCAACGTGACGGCGAACATCCCCTCGCTGCCGGTCTGGGGATCGGTGCGCAGCATCGCGCCCTCGAAGTACGATGCCGCCACGGCGTATCTGGCGGTGGACTTTCACCAGATGAACAACCGCGACCCGTTCGTCTACAAGACGACGGACTACGGCAAGACATGGAAGGCGATCACCAACGGACTGCCGCGGGACAACCTGAGCTATGCGAAGGTCATTCTCGAGGATCCGGTGCGCCGCGGCCTGCTCTACCTCGGCACCGAGAACGGCATCTACGTCTCGTTCGACGCCGGCGAGCAGTGGATGCCGCTGCAGGCCGACCTGCCGCACGCGCCAGTGTCGGGGATCGTGGTGCAGGAGCACTTCAACGATCTCGTGATCTCAACCTACGGCCGCGGCTTCTACATCCTCGACGACATCGGGCCGCTGCAGCAGCTCACGCCCGAGGTCACGAACGCTGCATCGCACCTCTTCGCGCCGCGCGCGGCCTACCGGTTCCGGACCATCACGGCGCCGTCGTCGTCGTACGACGACCCGACGACGGGTGAAGATCCGGCGTACGGCGTGAGCATCAACTACTGGCTGAAGGCGCCGGCGGAGAAGGCGCCGGTAATCACGATCCTCGACGCGCAAGGGCGCACGGTGCGCACGTTGCGCGGCACGAACAGCGCCGGCATCAACCGCGTGACGTGGGACCTGCGCGACGAGCCCAGCCGGGAGACGCGCCTGTACACGAGTCCGCGTTACGCGCCGTACATCGCCGTCGGCCCCGAAGGGCGCGTCGCGCCGGGAACCTCCACGCTGTCGCTGCTCGTCGCGCCGGGGACGTACACGGTGAAGCTCGCCGCGGGCGGCGCGGAGCAGACGCGGTCGCTCGAGGTGCGCAAGGATCCGAACACCGCCGGCAGTGCGGCCGACCTCGTTGAGCAGACGCGCATGCTCGAGGCGATCCGCGCCGACCTGAACAGCGGGGCGTCGGCCGTCACGCGCGCCGAAGTCGTGCGGGCCCAGCTCGCCGCGCTGCGGCGTGTGGCCACCGACGCCGAGGTGCAGCGCGCCGCGGATGCGCTCGACACGAAGCTCGCCGACGCCGAGATGCCGCTGGTCGACCTGCGGCAGACCGGCGGCGGACAGGACGGCGTGCGCTTCGCGGCGGCGCTGCTCGCCAACCTCGGGTATCTCGCGAACGGCCTGGCCGGCGGCGACTTCCGTCCGACGAACCAGCAGGTGGAGGTGCAGGCGCTGCTGAAGGATCTCGTGCGCACGAACGTCGGCGCCATCGAGGCGCTGTTGTCCAATGACCTTTCCGCGTTCAACGCGATGCTGAAGGCGAAGAACGTGCCGAACGTGATCAGTGGCAACGCGCCACCGGTGCCGTGACGACGGCGCTGGTCCAAGTAGGGCGACAATTTTGGCGTGCCCGCGTCGCCGCGCTCACTGCGGCGGGCGCGGCCGCCGCGACCCTCGCGGTGATCTCGGCTATGATGGCCTGCTCACCGCGCGTGGTCGTGGTGCCAACTGGACGCCCGGCACCGGCGACGGTTGCCGCGGCGCCCGCCGACGGACTGCATCCCGAGTTGACGCTCGTGGATGTCGCTACGCAGGGAGATGGTGACTGGCTGCGCTACCGCATCCCGGCGCTGACCGTCGCCCCCAACGGCAATCTGCTCGCGTTCTACGACGGGCGGCCGAGCATGCAGGACCTGCCCTCCCCCATCTCGTTGCTCATGCGCCGCTCGACCGATGGCGGGCGCACGTGGCAGGCGCCGCGAATCATCCGGTCGGCACCCGCTCCCGCCGGATTCGGCGATCCCTCGGCGCTGGTGGACCGGATGACGGGCCAGGTGTTCGTCTTTCATGCCGCGTCCATCGACGCCGGCTTCGGGAGCTCCACGACGGGGAGCGACGACGCCGATCCCAGGGTGCTGCACGCCGACTACGGCGTGTCGAGCGACAACGGCGCCACGTGGACCTACCGGCGGATCACCGCCGAGCTGAAGGCAGGCCACGCCGACTGGGCCGGCCTGTTCGCGGCGTCGGGAGAAGCGATTCAGATCCGGCGGGGACGCTACGCTGGCCGGCTGATCCAGCAGTACACGGTGCGCATCAAGAACAGCAATTATGCGTTCAGCGCCTACTCCGACGACCACGGTGCGACGTGGCACACGTCCGAGCCGGTGGGTCCGGGGGCCGACGAGAACAAGACGGTCGAACTGTCGGACGGGCGGATCCTGCTCAATGCGCGTGCCGCACCATTTCGCCTGATCGCCTTCTCGTCCGACGGCGGCGCCACGTACACGACGCTGGCGGCCGACACCGCGCTTCCCGACCCGGGCAACAACGGGTCGATCATTCGCGCGTTTCCGGATGCCGACCCGGCGGATCCGCGCGCTCGCATGCTGCTCTTCTCGAACGCTGCCAATCGGCAGGTGCGCCGCGACCTCACCGTGCGGTTAAGCTGCGACAACGGCGCCACCTGGCCCGTGAGCCGCATGGTCCAGACGGGCGCCGCCGCCTACTCCACGCTCACGCCGTTGCGCGGGCCCGATGGCCGACTCGGCGGTCGGTACGGCCTTCTCTATGAGCGAGACGGCTACCGTTACATCTCCTTCACGAGTTTCACGCTCGAGTGGCTGGGCGGCGGTTGCGGGGCGACCGCCACCGGTGCGCGCGAAGCGGCGGCTACGGCAAGCACGTCGACGCAGTCTACCGCATCGCTCGCGCTGCGACCCGTGATCGACGCCATCTACCCGAACGATCCGCCAGGCTTCCTGGGCGATCGCATTCAGCCGTGGGTCGAGGTGATCAACACCGGCACCGCGTCGCTGACGGACATCGCCATCACGGCCACCAAGGCCAGCGGCACGTGCCGATTTCAGTCGCTCGTCCCAGGCGCCACGACGGTCTGCCGCAACAACGCGCCATACCGGATCGTCACGGCGGCGGATCTCGCGGCCGGTTCGTGGGCGCCCGTCTTTCGCGCCACCGCCCGCGCGGGCGCGGCCATCATCGAGGGGAGCGCGGCGCTGTTTCCGGTGGAGTTGATCGAGCGACGCACCGCGACGCCACGCCATGCCACCACGTGGGTACCGACCGGCGTCTTCGAGTCCTCGTCGTTCGTTCGCGTGCCGCGAGTCGGCGCGCCGGGCGAGGCGCTCGCCGATGGCGCGCGGCTCGACCTGCTGGTGCCGCGCAACTCCCGGACTTCAGCGCAGCTGGTTGTCACGGCACCGGCTGAATTGAATCAATTGCGCGTCGATATCGGACCTCTCGTCTCGCGGTCGGGCACGAAGCTGCCAGCCACGACCGTCGAAGTCCGCTATCCGGACTACGTCGTCGACCTCGAAGCCGGCGGCCTGGTCGAGGACCCGCTTCGCGCGATGGCGTCGGTGGATGTCGAGGCCGGACGCAACCAGCCGGTCTGGATCACTGCGCGCGTGCCGGCCGCCGCTCGCCCGGGGATTTATGGCGCCGATGTCGTGGTGAAGAGCGCGGCGGGAGTCATCGGACGCTACCGCCTGCAGCTTGCAGTGCCGGAGGCGACGATGCGTCGCGTCGCCGACCGGCCGTTCGTGCTGGATCTCTGGGCGCACCCGGACGCGGTTGCCGATTACCTCCGCCTGAAACCGTGGAGCGACGCCCACTTCGCCGCGCTCGCCCCCTATTGGGCCGATCTCGCCGCAACCGGGCAGCGCGTCATCAACGTGGCGATCACGGAGGATCCCTGGCTGGTCGATCATCAGGGGACGATTCGCGCGCAGACCTGGAGTCCGTACCGCTCGACCGTCGATTGGCATTGGGACGGCGCGCGCTTCGCCTTCAACTTCGACGTATTCGACCGGCTCGTCAGCGATGCGCTCCGGGCCGGCATCGGCCCCGACATCCATGCATTCGGGCTGCTGCAGTTTCAGGGGCGGGATCGCATTGCGTACACCGACACGCGAACCGGAGAGCGACGGTCGGAGACCGTGGCGCTGGAATCGCCGCGGTATCGCGAGGCGTGGACGTCGTTTCTCGCGGCCTTCGAACAGCACCTGCAAGAGAAGGGCTGGCTTGAGCGCACGCGCCTGGCGTTCGACGAACAACCGCTGGCGCGGATGACTGCCGTGTTCGATCTGCTGCGCGCCGCCGGTCCGGCGTGGCCGAATCGCGTTGCGCTCGCGGCCAACTCGCTCGCCGAGGGCGACATCGCTCAGGTCATCGCCTTCAACTTCGCGTTTCTCGATCGCGTGCCGCAGGCGCTGATCGACCGCCGTCGCGCCGCCGGCCGCCGTACGCTGTTCTACACGTGGGCCGAGCCCGTCGCACCCAACACGATTACCGGGACGCCGCCGTACAACCTGCGCACGCTTCCCTGGGTGGCGGCGGCGCGCCACCTCGACGGCTACCTGCGCTGGAGCTACAACTCGTGGCCCCGTGACGTCTACGAACAGCCGAAGTTCCGCTATGCGCAGGGCGACGAGTATCTGGTGTATCCGGGTGCCGACGGACCGGTTTCGTCCATTCGGTGGGAACTCTTCCGTGATGGACTGGAGGATGTGGAACTGCTCGATCTGGCCGGGAAACAGACCGGCGGCAGCGCTCGTGCCGCCGAGGCGCTGGCAGCCGTGAACGCCGTCGGGTCGAGCGCGTCGGCCAGCTGGGCGTCGCTCGTCGCGCACCGCGCGCGCTTAATCGCGGCGCTCGCGCGGCCCTGAGTCCGTTTCGCTGGACTGCTTCGTTTCGCTGACTTCGTCGTGCAGCGCGCGCATCGCCGGCGTGTCGAGGTCGTCGAACTGCCCGCGCCGCGCCGCCCAAACGAAACCCGCCACCGCCACGAAGACGACGAGCAGGGCCAGCGGAAGAATCAGGTACAACACGCTCATGGGGCCGGCTCGGTGCGGGGGATGCCGGATGATTAAGCGCGGTCGGCCTCGGCCGCAACGCTCCCGAGGAACGTGCGACTGCGCCAGCTCGTCAGCACGACGCTGAGCGAACTCATCGGCATCAGCACCGCGGCGATGAGCGGATCGAGGATGCCGAGCAGGGCGAGCGTGGCGCCCAGCAGGTTGTACGCAATGGAGAAGATGATGTTGTTGCGGATCACGAGCATCGTGCGATGCGCGCCCTCCACCAGTTCCACCAGCGGCCGGAGTCCGGGGCGCGACAGGTAGACATCAGCCGCGCTCATCGACGCCTCGGCGCCGCCGTGGACGCCTACGCCCACCGTGGCGGCGGCAATGGCCGCGGCGTCGTTGACGCCATCGCCCACCATGAGGACGGTGCAGCGCGTGCGCGCCTCTTCCACGCGACGCAGCTTGCCCTCCGGTGAGGCGCCACCGATCGCATCGGCGAGGTCGATGCCCAGGCGCTGCGCCATGTCGCGCACCACCGCCGGATGGTCACCGCTGAGCAGCGCCACGCGCCAGCCGAGGGCGCGCAGGCGATCGATGGACGCGCGCGCGTCGGCGCGCAGCGGATCGCCAAAGCCGGCCCGCGCCACGACGGTGCCGTCCACCGCCACCCAGACGGGCGTCAGCCCTTCCTCGGCGAACGCGTCGATGCGGACTTCGGGAGCGTCGGCGGGACCGCCGATGCGGTGCGCCACGAACGTCGGTGCGCCGACCACCACACGATGACCCGAAACCGTGCCCTCGATGCCGCCGCCAGCAGTTTGCGTGACGTCCTGCGCCTCGAGCAATTCCAGCACCGGCCAGGCTTGCTGCACGGCGATGGCGATCGGATGGCTGCTTTCGCGCTCCAGCGCGGCCACCAGCGGCTTCGCGCTCTCCGCCCCTTCCCATCGCACCAGGCGCACCCGTCCTTCGGTGACGGTCCCGGTCTTGTCGAGCAGGATCAGCCCGGGATGGTTCAGCGCCTCGATGGCATCGCCGCCCTTGATGAGGATGCCCGCGCTCGCCGCGCGGCCGATGCCGACGGTGATGGCGAGCGGCGTGGCGAGCCCCAGCGCACAGGGGCAGGTGACGACCAGCAGCGCGATGGCGTTGTCAAGCGCGCGCGCCGGGTCGGTTTGCATGCCGTACACGTAGGTCACCGCGGCGACGACGAGCACGGCCGCGACGAACCATCCGGCAATGCGATTGGCCAGCTGCACCACCGGCGCGCGGCGGCGCGCGCTCTCCTCCATGCGGCGCAGCAGCGCGCCGAGGCGGCTCATCTCGCCCGCCTGCGTCACCTTCACCAGCAGGCGGCCGGTGAGGTTGACGGTGCCCGCGTAGACGCGCGTGCCGACGTCCACCGGCTCCGGACGCGGCTCGCCGGTCAAAAGTGAACAGTCCGCGGCGGAGCGCCCGTCGGTGACGTCGCCGTCGGCGGCGAACGTCTCCCCGGCGCGCACGCTCATCACCATCCCCGGCAGCAGCGCCTCGACCGGCACGCGGTGCTCGCCCTGCTCATCGACGACGCGCGCCGCGTTCGGCGCGAGCGACCCGAGCAGCTCTGCCGCATCGGCCGCGGCGCGCTGTCCGCGGTTCTGCAGGAAGCGGCCGCTCAGCAGCAGGAAGACGAGCGTGCCGACCGCGTCGAAGTAGATGGGACCGCTGCCGTTGATCGTGTTCACCGCGCCGCGCGTGAAGCCGGCGAGCAGGGCGATGGCGATGGGCAGGTCAATGTGCAGGCGGCGCGTGCGCAGCGCGGCGAGCGCGCCCTGGAAGAAGAGCCAGCCGGGTCCGAAGAGCGACGGAATGGTCAGCGCCAGCGAGATGATGCGGAAATAGCGCTCGTACTCGGCTTCCATGCCGCTGAACCAGCCGCTGTACTGCGCGAGCGCGAGCAGCATGATGTTGCCGGCGAGCGCGCCCGCGATGCCGATGCGCGTGAGCATCGCGCGGTCTTCCTTGCGGCGCATCTCCTCGGCGGCGACGCCGCGATACGGATGCGGCGGATATCCCAGCACGTCGAGCTGCTGCGCAATGGCGGCGAGCGAGACAGCCGTGGGATCCCACTCGACATGCGCACGGGCCCGCCGGATGTCGAGTTCGGCACGGACGACGCCCGACAGCAGCAGCGGCACGCGTTCCACCAGCCAGACGCACGACGAGCAGTGCACGCCCTCGAGGTAGAGCTCCGTGCTGCAGAGGCCGCCGCGCAGCCGCTTCACGTAGAGCGACTGGAATGCCTCGTGGTCGAACTCCTCGTACTGCTTGCCCGTGGGCCGGACGGGTGCGTCGCGCTTCTCGCCGAACGCGTAGTACTGGCCCAGGCCGTGTTCGTGGAGGATGGCGTACGCCGTGCGGCACCCCGTGCAGCAGAACTGGCGTTCGGCACCGGTCTCGATCAGCCCCGCCGGGACATCGAGTCCGCAGTGGGCGCAGCTGATGAGTGCGGGTGCGGGAGCGCCGGCGCCGGCCTGCGCGTCAGGGACGGTGCTCATGCGGGCGCTGAGCGGTGTCGGGAGTGACGGCGGGTGCCGGTTGTGCCAGCGATGCCGGCACCATCCGGCGCGCGTGCATTGCGACCCTGGCCGGATCCCTCTGGATGCCGCCGCCGAGCGAGTAGAGCCCGATGGCCACGAGGACCATCGCGCTGAAGACCGGCAGCCGATCGCGCAGCGGGCCCGCGAGGCGACGAAGCCCGACACCGATGGCGAGCATCATCGGGAGCGTACCGATCCAGAAGGCCGTCATCACGAGCACCGCGTCACGCACCGTGCCCGTCGCCGCGGCGGTGATCACGAACGCGTAGAGCCAGCCACAGGGCAGCAGCGTGGTGAGCAATCCGACGGTCAGTGCTCGGGCGGTCGGCGCGAGCTCGCGCACGTCGCGCAAGCGCGCCGCCATCCACCGCTGCGCGCCGGCGAGCGGCGCCGGCGTCGGCACCTTCACGCCGCGGATGACCAGCAGCTGCACGACACCCCACGTGATCATCAGGATGCCGGCCAGCGTGGCGGCCGCGCGCGAGACGCCAACGCCAAGGCCCACCTGCTGGACGCCGGCCCCCACCGCGCCAGCGATGGCGCCGAGCAGCAAGTACGAGACGAGCCGGCCGCCGTTGTACGCGAGGTGCCCCCACGCGCTGGCGCGCGCATCGGCGCCGGCGTAGAAGCAGACGAAGGGCGTGCACATCCCGGCGCAGTGCACGGAACCGAGCAGGCTCGCGACGAGGACCGCGCCGACCAGCGTGATCATTGGCGTTCGGTCCCGAGGTCGAGCCGCTGCGACGCCACAAACCGATCGCCGCCGCGCACGACTTCGACATCGAAGTTCCACAGCCCGCCGCGGCGCACCGGCAGGGCGGCGACATACCGGTCGCCGG from the Gemmatimonadaceae bacterium genome contains:
- a CDS encoding glycoside hydrolase domain-containing protein; this encodes MTTALVQVGRQFWRARVAALTAAGAAAATLAVISAMMACSPRVVVVPTGRPAPATVAAAPADGLHPELTLVDVATQGDGDWLRYRIPALTVAPNGNLLAFYDGRPSMQDLPSPISLLMRRSTDGGRTWQAPRIIRSAPAPAGFGDPSALVDRMTGQVFVFHAASIDAGFGSSTTGSDDADPRVLHADYGVSSDNGATWTYRRITAELKAGHADWAGLFAASGEAIQIRRGRYAGRLIQQYTVRIKNSNYAFSAYSDDHGATWHTSEPVGPGADENKTVELSDGRILLNARAAPFRLIAFSSDGGATYTTLAADTALPDPGNNGSIIRAFPDADPADPRARMLLFSNAANRQVRRDLTVRLSCDNGATWPVSRMVQTGAAAYSTLTPLRGPDGRLGGRYGLLYERDGYRYISFTSFTLEWLGGGCGATATGAREAAATASTSTQSTASLALRPVIDAIYPNDPPGFLGDRIQPWVEVINTGTASLTDIAITATKASGTCRFQSLVPGATTVCRNNAPYRIVTAADLAAGSWAPVFRATARAGAAIIEGSAALFPVELIERRTATPRHATTWVPTGVFESSSFVRVPRVGAPGEALADGARLDLLVPRNSRTSAQLVVTAPAELNQLRVDIGPLVSRSGTKLPATTVEVRYPDYVVDLEAGGLVEDPLRAMASVDVEAGRNQPVWITARVPAAARPGIYGADVVVKSAAGVIGRYRLQLAVPEATMRRVADRPFVLDLWAHPDAVADYLRLKPWSDAHFAALAPYWADLAATGQRVINVAITEDPWLVDHQGTIRAQTWSPYRSTVDWHWDGARFAFNFDVFDRLVSDALRAGIGPDIHAFGLLQFQGRDRIAYTDTRTGERRSETVALESPRYREAWTSFLAAFEQHLQEKGWLERTRLAFDEQPLARMTAVFDLLRAAGPAWPNRVALAANSLAEGDIAQVIAFNFAFLDRVPQALIDRRRAAGRRTLFYTWAEPVAPNTITGTPPYNLRTLPWVAAARHLDGYLRWSYNSWPRDVYEQPKFRYAQGDEYLVYPGADGPVSSIRWELFRDGLEDVELLDLAGKQTGGSARAAEALAAVNAVGSSASASWASLVAHRARLIAALARP
- the ccoS gene encoding cbb3-type cytochrome oxidase assembly protein CcoS, with protein sequence MSVLYLILPLALLVVFVAVAGFVWAARRGQFDDLDTPAMRALHDEVSETKQSSETDSGPRERRD
- a CDS encoding heavy metal translocating P-type ATPase, whose product is MSTVPDAQAGAGAPAPALISCAHCGLDVPAGLIETGAERQFCCTGCRTAYAILHEHGLGQYYAFGEKRDAPVRPTGKQYEEFDHEAFQSLYVKRLRGGLCSTELYLEGVHCSSCVWLVERVPLLLSGVVRAELDIRRARAHVEWDPTAVSLAAIAQQLDVLGYPPHPYRGVAAEEMRRKEDRAMLTRIGIAGALAGNIMLLALAQYSGWFSGMEAEYERYFRIISLALTIPSLFGPGWLFFQGALAALRTRRLHIDLPIAIALLAGFTRGAVNTINGSGPIYFDAVGTLVFLLLSGRFLQNRGQRAAADAAELLGSLAPNAARVVDEQGEHRVPVEALLPGMVMSVRAGETFAADGDVTDGRSAADCSLLTGEPRPEPVDVGTRVYAGTVNLTGRLLVKVTQAGEMSRLGALLRRMEESARRRAPVVQLANRIAGWFVAAVLVVAAVTYVYGMQTDPARALDNAIALLVVTCPCALGLATPLAITVGIGRAASAGILIKGGDAIEALNHPGLILLDKTGTVTEGRVRLVRWEGAESAKPLVAALERESSHPIAIAVQQAWPVLELLEAQDVTQTAGGGIEGTVSGHRVVVGAPTFVAHRIGGPADAPEVRIDAFAEEGLTPVWVAVDGTVVARAGFGDPLRADARASIDRLRALGWRVALLSGDHPAVVRDMAQRLGIDLADAIGGASPEGKLRRVEEARTRCTVLMVGDGVNDAAAIAAATVGVGVHGGAEASMSAADVYLSRPGLRPLVELVEGAHRTMLVIRNNIIFSIAYNLLGATLALLGILDPLIAAVLMPMSSLSVVLTSWRSRTFLGSVAAEADRA
- a CDS encoding sulfite exporter TauE/SafE family protein, producing MITLVGAVLVASLLGSVHCAGMCTPFVCFYAGADARASAWGHLAYNGGRLVSYLLLGAIAGAVGAGVQQVGLGVGVSRAAATLAGILMITWGVVQLLVIRGVKVPTPAPLAGAQRWMAARLRDVRELAPTARALTVGLLTTLLPCGWLYAFVITAAATGTVRDAVLVMTAFWIGTLPMMLAIGVGLRRLAGPLRDRLPVFSAMVLVAIGLYSLGGGIQRDPARVAMHARRMVPASLAQPAPAVTPDTAQRPHEHRP